From a single Fulvivirga ulvae genomic region:
- the treY gene encoding malto-oligosyltrehalose synthase yields the protein MNTPSSTYRVQLSSAFPFKALKQITAYLEDMNISTVYASPIFQARKGSTHGYDVTDPLKIHKETGTLEELAEIRKDLKSRKMSWLQDIVPNHMAYDSTNIWLYDVLEKGPASEYNGFFDISWKEGKVMAPFLGEDLEDVVHKGELEIRYDKDTFNFYYFDNKYPVSIKSYPQIISIGQNILEKRLSKDSNVYKQLEEIAEGIENASIKEENWQHYKVELHQLFEQDEEVHDAILTATEIISSSRELLLDLLSHQHFQLLHWKNTEKEINYRRFFTINDLLCLKMEDAMVFDRYHQLIGKLCDDEVFNGLRIDHIDGLFDPESYLNNLRKLVGPHQYIIIEKILEWDETLPLQWPIQGTSGYGFLALVNHLFTDINGENAFTQAYQKISPGKPPYEELIYDKKRFVLKERMGGELNNLYALMLELGLLHNDQNKAAWTEALAGFMAGFPVYRIYPKTFPLSNRQTDIIEEAYKIASNKLPSLRKQLEYLRSIYCGHSDKPDTSALYFLQRCQQFTGPLAAKGVEDTAFYIYNRLISHNEVGDSPHIFGISVSIFHKRMSQRKVHFPLSINATATHDTKRGEDARMRINVLSEMPEEWFDKVHEWRQINEGLRPHPYAPDFNEEYFIYQALIGALPQPEASDESIVQRTRDYMKKVLREAKVHTSWSEPDESYEEAVSGFISAILESNDFKAVFEPFSSKTAFFGAIYSLGQCLIKTTAPGIPDIYQGTELWDLSYVDPDNRRPVDYKRRIQILREIKLNNSNPEYLNELLENIHDGRIKMFTLFKCLNERRHNQEVFDKGEYIPIEVSGKQKDHIIGYARTFHTDWYFMIIPRKIVSICREISFPQGKSVWSDTCISLPKETPQALTNIFTGERFKVSDSLCIDKLLSVFPIAMLKGSHHEV from the coding sequence ATGAACACTCCTTCTTCCACATACAGGGTGCAGTTGTCGTCGGCCTTTCCTTTTAAAGCCCTGAAGCAAATTACTGCCTATCTGGAGGATATGAACATCTCTACCGTATATGCATCGCCGATATTCCAGGCCCGGAAGGGAAGCACTCATGGCTATGATGTAACTGATCCTCTAAAGATCCACAAAGAAACAGGTACACTTGAAGAGCTTGCAGAAATACGTAAAGATCTTAAAAGCAGAAAAATGTCGTGGCTGCAAGATATCGTACCTAACCATATGGCTTATGACAGCACCAATATCTGGCTTTATGATGTGCTTGAAAAAGGTCCGGCCTCCGAATATAACGGGTTCTTTGATATCAGTTGGAAAGAGGGCAAGGTAATGGCTCCCTTTCTGGGGGAAGACCTGGAAGATGTGGTCCACAAAGGTGAGCTGGAGATACGGTACGATAAGGACACTTTTAATTTTTATTATTTTGACAACAAGTACCCTGTCAGTATAAAATCATACCCGCAGATCATTTCAATCGGCCAGAACATTCTTGAAAAACGGCTTTCAAAGGATAGTAATGTCTATAAACAATTGGAAGAGATTGCAGAAGGGATAGAGAACGCTTCCATAAAAGAGGAAAACTGGCAGCATTATAAAGTTGAACTTCATCAGCTTTTTGAGCAAGATGAGGAGGTTCATGATGCCATTCTGACCGCTACAGAGATCATCAGCTCATCGCGCGAGCTGCTTCTTGATCTGCTCAGTCATCAACATTTTCAGTTGCTTCATTGGAAAAACACTGAAAAGGAAATCAACTACAGGCGTTTTTTCACTATCAATGACCTGCTTTGTCTGAAAATGGAAGATGCCATGGTATTTGACCGATACCATCAGCTTATCGGGAAATTATGCGATGATGAAGTATTTAACGGCCTGAGGATAGACCATATTGATGGCCTGTTTGACCCTGAAAGCTACCTGAATAACCTGAGAAAGCTGGTAGGCCCGCACCAGTATATCATTATTGAAAAGATATTGGAATGGGATGAGACCTTACCCTTGCAATGGCCTATTCAGGGCACGAGCGGCTATGGATTTCTTGCCCTTGTAAATCATTTATTTACCGACATCAACGGGGAAAATGCTTTTACACAGGCATATCAAAAAATTAGTCCCGGTAAACCACCTTATGAAGAACTCATTTATGATAAAAAGCGCTTTGTATTAAAAGAAAGAATGGGTGGGGAGTTGAACAATTTATATGCTCTGATGCTCGAACTCGGCCTTCTTCATAATGATCAAAATAAAGCAGCATGGACAGAAGCCCTGGCGGGTTTTATGGCAGGCTTTCCTGTTTACCGGATCTATCCAAAAACATTCCCCTTGTCAAACCGGCAAACAGACATTATTGAAGAGGCTTATAAAATTGCATCGAATAAGCTGCCGTCACTGCGCAAACAATTGGAGTACCTCCGCAGTATTTATTGTGGCCATTCCGATAAACCCGATACATCGGCGCTATACTTTCTGCAACGGTGCCAGCAGTTTACCGGGCCTCTGGCTGCCAAAGGTGTTGAAGATACCGCCTTCTACATCTACAACAGACTTATTTCTCACAATGAAGTCGGCGACTCACCACATATTTTCGGAATATCTGTCTCCATCTTTCACAAAAGGATGAGTCAACGAAAAGTACATTTTCCCTTATCGATCAATGCCACTGCCACTCATGATACCAAGCGAGGTGAAGATGCCCGTATGCGGATCAATGTACTGAGTGAGATGCCGGAAGAATGGTTTGACAAAGTCCATGAGTGGAGACAGATCAATGAAGGACTGAGGCCTCATCCTTATGCTCCTGATTTTAATGAAGAGTATTTCATCTATCAGGCACTGATCGGTGCCCTTCCGCAACCTGAAGCATCGGATGAGAGTATTGTGCAGCGAACCAGGGATTATATGAAAAAGGTGCTCAGAGAAGCCAAAGTACATACCAGTTGGTCCGAGCCCGATGAAAGTTACGAAGAAGCTGTTTCTGGTTTTATTTCTGCCATCCTCGAAAGCAATGATTTCAAAGCTGTCTTTGAACCGTTCAGCAGCAAAACAGCCTTTTTTGGTGCTATTTATTCATTGGGGCAGTGTCTGATAAAAACAACCGCTCCCGGTATTCCGGATATTTACCAGGGCACTGAATTATGGGATCTTTCATATGTGGACCCGGATAACCGCAGACCGGTTGACTATAAGCGGCGAATACAAATACTCCGGGAAATAAAATTAAATAACAGTAATCCTGAGTACCTGAACGAGCTGCTTGAGAATATTCATGACGGCCGTATAAAAATGTTCACCCTTTTTAAGTGTCTTAATGAACGAAGACACAACCAGGAGGTATTTGATAAGGGCGAATATATACCCATAGAGGTATCCGGCAAGCAGAAAGATCATATAATTGGCTACGCCAGAACATTTCATACCGATTGGTATTTTATGATAATCCCTAGGAAAATCGTTTCGATTTGCAGGGAAATCAGCTTTCCTCAAGGCAAGTCTGTCTGGTCAGATACATGTATCTCTCTGCCAAAAGAAACCCCACAGGCATTAACGAATATTTTTACAGGTGAGAGGTTTAAAGTATCTGATTCGCTCTGCATTGATAAATTACTGTCAGTATTTCCCATTGCCATGCTAAAAGGTTCACACCATGAAGTTTGA
- the treZ gene encoding malto-oligosyltrehalose trehalohydrolase, producing the protein MIKATGAMLSGHNCQFTVWAPFRKSVDVEFEAADLVTTRLEKDEFGYWSKEIANIKAGVRYRFILDGQQAYPDPASKAQPDGVHSWSAVVDEHDYVWGDSRWEGIALSDLIIYELHIGTFTPSGTFESAISGLDHLVELGVNAIEIMPIAQFPGNRNWGYDGVYPYAAQDSYGGHTGLKKLVDACHQKNIAVILDVVYNHLGPEGNYLAEYGPYFTGKHSTPWGKALNFDDAYSDHVRAFFLRNALTWLNDYHIDGLRLDAVHAIIDHGAYHFLKELRQCVDELQIKNRRRYFLIAESELNDVKILEPYEKGGYGIDAQWTDDFHHAIHTLATGEDDGYYLDYGKIEHLAKAFRQGFVYDGIYSPFRKKTVGNSPRIMASNRFVVCIQNHDQTGNRMLGERIAELVSFEMLKLMAGIMLISPYVPMLFMGEEYGERHPFLYFISHGDHDLIEAVRKGRSNEFRVFKWKGQVPDPQAEETYNRSKLKWDFHQDPGQKTLFTYYQYLISLRKQGMFSAFLKRNVDTEVHESQKLLIVRSKDASPGIGILLTVFNFSKEIQHIKMPAFLERWYKICASSDERWRGKGCPGKTILQKGEELALAPESMVLYKSENS; encoded by the coding sequence ATGATCAAAGCGACCGGAGCAATGCTATCAGGCCATAACTGTCAGTTTACAGTTTGGGCGCCATTCAGGAAAAGTGTGGATGTGGAGTTCGAAGCCGCGGATCTGGTCACTACGCGACTGGAAAAAGATGAATTTGGTTACTGGAGTAAAGAAATAGCCAACATTAAGGCCGGGGTCAGGTACAGGTTTATCCTCGATGGTCAGCAGGCATATCCCGATCCGGCATCAAAAGCTCAGCCTGATGGTGTACATTCCTGGTCAGCCGTGGTAGACGAACATGACTATGTATGGGGAGATTCACGCTGGGAGGGCATAGCGCTAAGTGACCTGATCATCTATGAGCTCCATATAGGTACATTCACCCCGAGCGGAACATTCGAATCGGCTATATCCGGGCTTGATCACCTTGTGGAGCTGGGCGTTAATGCCATTGAGATCATGCCAATTGCTCAGTTTCCCGGCAACAGAAACTGGGGGTATGACGGGGTTTATCCTTATGCAGCACAGGATAGTTACGGTGGCCATACCGGTTTAAAAAAACTTGTAGACGCTTGTCACCAAAAAAATATAGCCGTAATACTTGATGTAGTGTATAACCACCTGGGCCCGGAGGGCAATTATCTGGCAGAATATGGCCCGTATTTTACCGGTAAGCACTCAACTCCCTGGGGCAAGGCTTTGAATTTCGATGACGCATATAGTGACCATGTAAGGGCATTTTTTTTAAGAAATGCCCTTACATGGCTGAATGACTATCACATTGACGGTCTAAGGTTAGATGCTGTCCATGCTATTATTGATCACGGGGCTTATCATTTCCTGAAAGAGTTGCGACAGTGTGTTGATGAACTACAGATAAAAAACAGGAGAAGGTATTTTTTGATAGCAGAAAGTGAGCTTAACGATGTAAAGATCCTGGAGCCGTATGAAAAAGGTGGTTATGGTATTGATGCCCAATGGACTGATGACTTTCATCACGCCATACATACGCTCGCTACGGGCGAAGATGACGGCTATTACCTCGACTATGGAAAGATCGAACATCTAGCCAAGGCCTTCCGTCAGGGCTTTGTCTATGATGGTATTTACTCCCCGTTCAGAAAGAAAACCGTGGGTAACAGTCCACGTATAATGGCCTCAAACAGGTTTGTAGTTTGTATTCAAAACCATGATCAGACGGGCAACAGAATGCTTGGAGAAAGAATAGCCGAACTTGTTTCGTTTGAAATGTTAAAGTTGATGGCAGGTATCATGTTGATATCTCCATATGTGCCAATGCTCTTTATGGGAGAGGAGTACGGAGAACGCCACCCTTTTCTGTATTTTATAAGTCATGGCGACCATGACCTGATTGAAGCCGTTAGAAAAGGGCGGTCCAACGAATTCAGAGTTTTTAAATGGAAGGGGCAGGTGCCTGATCCTCAGGCTGAAGAAACTTATAACCGCTCTAAGTTAAAATGGGACTTTCATCAGGATCCCGGGCAGAAAACACTGTTTACTTATTATCAATATTTAATATCGCTGCGCAAGCAAGGCATGTTTTCTGCTTTCTTGAAAAGAAATGTGGATACGGAGGTTCATGAGTCACAAAAACTACTGATTGTGAGATCAAAAGATGCCAGCCCGGGTATTGGTATCTTGCTTACAGTGTTTAACTTTAGTAAGGAGATACAGCATATCAAAATGCCTGCCTTTCTGGAGAGATGGTACAAAATATGTGCATCATCAGATGAACGCTGGAGGGGAAAGGGCTGCCCTGGTAAAACCATTCTGCAGAAAGGCGAAGAGCTTGCGCTGGCCCCGGAATCAATGGTACTCTACAAAAGCGAAAATTCATAA
- the malQ gene encoding 4-alpha-glucanotransferase: MKFDRSSGILLHITSLPSPYGIGDMGPTAYEFIDFLNNAGQRFWQILPLNPTEYHLGNSPYSSPSAFAGNILLISPELLFKEGYLTKSDLKHNFQFLQDRVAFAEVIKFKKSLLEKAWNKFRAGKNSHKPFQRFCEKNKSWLEDYALFMAVKAHLNHKGWMDWPEELRDRKPTALKKLKEELEENIEKEKFLQFLFFSQWQNLIGHAREKNIRFIGDIPFYVSYDSADCWANAKYFKLDKQKKPVSVSGVPPDYFSETGQLWGTPIYDWHTLQKDNFNWWMLRVRQNMLLFDILRFDHFRAFSAYWDVPAGDDTAINGRWQKTPGNAFFKTIKEVYPDLPFIAEDLGLLDEGVHKLRDRFELPGMKVLQFAFGDNMATNPYIPHNHHSNNVVYTGTHDNNTVCGWFQHISKQEKKRLSAYLGRRLTHNNIAELFQRMCLMSVADLVIIPMQDILGLGGEAIMNRPGTASDNWRWRMAPGQLTSALELKLKSLNAIYGR; encoded by the coding sequence ATGAAGTTTGACAGAAGCAGCGGCATATTGCTCCATATAACCTCACTGCCTTCTCCGTACGGCATAGGCGATATGGGCCCCACGGCCTATGAATTTATAGATTTCCTTAACAATGCAGGACAAAGATTCTGGCAAATACTTCCGTTAAACCCCACTGAATATCACTTGGGTAACTCGCCGTATAGCAGCCCCTCAGCATTTGCAGGCAATATATTGCTCATCAGTCCTGAGCTTTTGTTCAAAGAGGGTTATTTAACAAAGTCTGACCTGAAGCATAATTTTCAGTTCCTTCAAGATCGTGTAGCATTTGCAGAGGTTATAAAATTCAAAAAGAGCCTGTTGGAAAAAGCCTGGAATAAATTTAGGGCAGGGAAAAACAGTCATAAGCCCTTCCAGAGGTTTTGTGAAAAAAACAAGTCCTGGCTGGAAGACTATGCCCTTTTTATGGCTGTCAAGGCCCACCTCAACCATAAGGGGTGGATGGACTGGCCCGAAGAACTGCGCGACAGGAAGCCGACTGCTTTGAAAAAACTGAAGGAGGAGCTGGAAGAGAATATTGAGAAAGAGAAATTTTTACAGTTTCTTTTTTTCAGCCAGTGGCAAAACCTGATCGGTCACGCCCGTGAAAAGAATATCCGGTTCATAGGAGATATTCCGTTCTATGTAAGCTATGACAGTGCAGACTGCTGGGCGAATGCCAAATATTTTAAACTGGACAAACAGAAAAAGCCTGTTAGCGTGTCAGGGGTGCCTCCGGATTATTTCAGTGAAACCGGCCAGCTATGGGGTACGCCCATCTATGACTGGCATACACTCCAAAAAGACAACTTTAACTGGTGGATGCTACGCGTCAGGCAAAACATGTTGCTTTTTGATATCTTACGGTTCGATCATTTCAGAGCTTTCTCGGCCTATTGGGATGTTCCTGCCGGAGATGATACTGCTATCAACGGACGTTGGCAAAAAACGCCCGGGAATGCTTTTTTTAAAACCATTAAAGAGGTTTATCCGGACCTGCCTTTTATTGCTGAAGACCTTGGCCTGCTGGATGAAGGTGTTCATAAGCTTCGGGACAGGTTTGAGCTCCCCGGAATGAAGGTATTGCAGTTTGCGTTTGGCGACAATATGGCCACTAATCCATATATTCCACATAATCATCACTCAAATAATGTAGTCTATACGGGTACACATGACAACAATACGGTATGTGGTTGGTTTCAGCATATCTCCAAACAGGAGAAGAAACGCCTGTCTGCATATCTTGGGAGGAGGCTCACACACAATAATATAGCCGAACTATTTCAAAGAATGTGCCTGATGTCGGTGGCAGATCTTGTTATAATCCCTATGCAGGATATACTTGGGCTTGGGGGTGAGGCCATAATGAACAGGCCGGGTACTGCATCGGACAACTGGCGCTGGAGGATGGCCCCGGGGCAGCTTACTTCGGCGCTTGAACTAAAACTGAAATCACTTAACGCTATCTATGGGCGCTGA
- a CDS encoding glycosyltransferase family 4 protein, giving the protein MKVVIIHQYYKTPDEGGAIRSYYIARHLAALGHEVNVITAFNNRKYKVKNEGPVTVHYLPVYYTNHLSFSSRIHAFYRFVRKSIDLLKKLQPVDLNYVITTPLTTGLIAQYAKRKYGTPYFFEVGDLWPDAPVSLGVLKNHLLKKLAYKLEETSYINACEIVALSPDIKTAIEQKVPGKNAEVITNFADTTFFAPEDKRESLLKKFNTRGKFVVTYTGTVGMANHLEYLLDVAAVAQEEGKNIQFLIAGSGARWEAIRQQALDRDLRHITFIDFLDKEGVKEVLNISDAVFISFKNAPVLATGSPNKFFDGLAAGKVIVINFKGWISTLVKKHQCGFSYAPEDPRAFLDQVEQYINDSQLLHEAQARSRQLAGQFTPAVQLEKLTLLIEKFNQAQRP; this is encoded by the coding sequence ATGAAAGTTGTTATAATTCACCAGTATTATAAAACCCCGGATGAAGGTGGTGCTATACGCTCATACTACATTGCAAGGCATTTGGCTGCTTTGGGACACGAGGTGAATGTGATCACTGCTTTTAATAACAGGAAATACAAGGTTAAAAATGAGGGGCCGGTTACGGTACATTATCTGCCTGTTTACTATACCAACCATTTAAGTTTTTCGAGCCGCATTCATGCATTTTACCGGTTTGTGAGAAAATCGATTGATCTCCTGAAAAAATTGCAACCGGTCGATCTCAACTATGTGATCACTACACCCCTTACCACCGGCCTGATAGCACAATATGCGAAGCGGAAATATGGAACCCCATATTTTTTTGAGGTGGGAGACCTTTGGCCTGATGCTCCCGTAAGCCTGGGGGTGCTAAAGAACCATCTCTTAAAAAAGCTTGCTTATAAACTTGAAGAAACCAGTTATATAAATGCCTGCGAAATAGTGGCTTTGTCGCCTGATATCAAAACTGCCATAGAGCAAAAGGTACCTGGCAAGAATGCGGAGGTAATTACAAATTTTGCCGATACCACATTTTTTGCTCCGGAAGACAAAAGAGAAAGCCTTTTAAAAAAATTTAATACACGGGGTAAGTTTGTAGTAACTTATACAGGTACAGTGGGTATGGCCAATCATCTGGAGTACTTACTTGATGTTGCAGCGGTAGCTCAGGAAGAAGGGAAAAACATTCAATTTCTGATAGCCGGTTCTGGTGCCCGATGGGAAGCTATCAGGCAGCAAGCATTAGACCGCGACCTTCGGCATATTACCTTTATTGATTTTTTGGACAAGGAGGGGGTTAAAGAGGTCCTCAATATATCTGACGCTGTTTTTATATCATTTAAAAATGCCCCGGTACTGGCCACCGGTAGTCCAAATAAATTCTTTGATGGTCTGGCTGCCGGGAAAGTGATTGTAATTAATTTTAAAGGATGGATCAGTACATTGGTTAAAAAACATCAATGTGGCTTCAGTTATGCGCCGGAAGATCCCCGGGCTTTTTTAGATCAGGTAGAACAGTATATTAACGACAGTCAACTTTTACATGAAGCTCAGGCACGGTCGAGACAGCTGGCGGGGCAGTTTACACCTGCGGTACAATTGGAGAAACTTACTTTATTGATAGAAAAATTTAATCAGGCTCAGCGCCCATAG
- a CDS encoding DUF3536 domain-containing protein, giving the protein MSETKKYLCVHGHFYQPPRENPWLNKVEIQDSAYPYHDWNHRINAECYARNSASRILNEEGKVVDIINNYAWMSFNMGPTLLAWMEIEAPETYAAILQADKESIEHFSGHGSALAQAYNHMIMPLANQRDKETQVIWGIEDFRSRFGRDPEGMWLGETAVNTETLEVLAAHNIKFTILSPYQARRYRKIGETEWKDGTGAKINPRNAYMFNLPSGKTIALFFYDASASQAVAFEGLLNNGESFASRLLGQFKDDSMPQLVHIATDGESYGHHHRLGEMALSYGLNFIEKDQSVELTVYGDYLEKFPPQYEVEILENTSWSCAHGVERWNSNCGCNTGGRPGWTQEWRSPLRKAFDWVRDITITLYEKELAPYTSNPWEVRNAYIAVVLDRSEENVSSFLKENFREGLDKKDQTKLLKLMEMQYHSMLMYTSCGWFFDEVTGIESMQDIFYAARALQLAEDISGQSYEKDFVDLLEKIPSNIPEYGNAATAYHRHVKPMIVDMLRVGAHYAVSSVFEEFPDETILYSFSAASKSKRYYEAGKQKLLVGRTYFRSNITWEEVDISYAVVHMGEHNLFGGVRPYLGNEALEELHTNIADAFQKSRIYEIFNLLDKYFGNHNYSFWHLFRDEQRQIMELVMDNTLKNAEGTIYQLYENNYQLLQVFDEINMAVPKQLKLPIDLAINTKLINMFEAEEINLKALENLLDVARRISVELDTVTLNYLANEKVRSLIDKLAIDPNNNDLLQYIVDLLRLIKKGDIKPEFWEAQNTAFLIKTEIYETYMTRCERGDNPDAESWCQLFDALYKNLNLVV; this is encoded by the coding sequence ATGAGTGAAACTAAAAAATACCTGTGCGTACATGGTCACTTCTACCAGCCACCAAGGGAAAACCCATGGCTGAACAAAGTGGAAATACAAGACTCGGCATATCCGTATCATGACTGGAACCACCGGATAAATGCCGAATGCTATGCAAGAAACTCTGCATCCAGGATATTGAATGAAGAAGGTAAGGTAGTCGATATCATTAACAACTACGCCTGGATGAGCTTCAATATGGGTCCGACACTTCTCGCCTGGATGGAAATTGAGGCACCGGAAACCTATGCCGCCATCCTGCAGGCAGATAAGGAAAGTATCGAGCATTTTTCAGGCCATGGCTCCGCACTGGCCCAGGCTTACAATCACATGATTATGCCACTGGCGAACCAGCGAGATAAGGAGACGCAGGTAATTTGGGGCATTGAAGATTTCAGGTCGAGGTTTGGCCGTGACCCCGAGGGCATGTGGCTTGGTGAAACTGCCGTAAATACCGAAACACTTGAAGTGCTTGCAGCCCATAATATCAAATTCACTATTCTTTCACCATACCAGGCCAGGAGGTATAGAAAAATTGGGGAAACGGAATGGAAAGACGGAACCGGCGCAAAGATCAACCCCCGAAATGCTTATATGTTCAACTTACCATCCGGAAAGACTATCGCCCTGTTTTTTTATGATGCATCTGCATCCCAGGCGGTGGCTTTCGAAGGTCTTCTCAATAATGGTGAATCCTTCGCCTCACGTTTACTGGGGCAGTTTAAGGACGATAGCATGCCCCAGCTTGTACATATAGCAACAGACGGCGAAAGTTATGGCCACCATCACCGCCTTGGAGAAATGGCGCTGTCATATGGACTGAATTTTATTGAAAAAGATCAGTCTGTTGAACTCACGGTATATGGAGATTATCTTGAAAAATTTCCACCACAATACGAAGTAGAGATTTTGGAAAATACATCCTGGAGCTGTGCCCATGGTGTCGAGCGCTGGAATTCCAACTGCGGGTGCAACACGGGCGGTCGCCCCGGATGGACCCAGGAATGGCGTAGTCCGCTTAGAAAGGCTTTTGATTGGGTACGGGATATAACCATAACACTTTATGAGAAAGAGCTTGCCCCTTATACATCAAATCCATGGGAAGTAAGAAATGCCTATATCGCTGTTGTACTCGACCGATCTGAAGAAAATGTATCATCATTTCTGAAAGAAAACTTCCGGGAAGGCCTGGATAAGAAGGATCAGACCAAGCTGCTGAAACTGATGGAGATGCAATATCATTCTATGCTCATGTACACCAGTTGCGGTTGGTTTTTTGATGAGGTAACCGGCATCGAGTCTATGCAAGACATCTTTTATGCCGCCCGTGCACTCCAGCTTGCGGAAGATATAAGCGGACAGTCTTACGAAAAAGATTTCGTTGACTTGCTGGAAAAGATACCGAGTAACATTCCTGAATACGGCAATGCAGCAACAGCCTACCACAGGCATGTAAAACCCATGATCGTAGATATGCTGCGGGTAGGAGCGCACTACGCGGTATCCTCGGTTTTTGAAGAGTTTCCGGATGAAACTATCTTATATAGCTTTAGTGCCGCTTCCAAAAGCAAGCGCTATTATGAAGCCGGCAAGCAAAAGCTGCTGGTAGGCCGTACTTACTTCAGGTCAAATATTACCTGGGAGGAGGTTGACATATCCTATGCTGTTGTCCATATGGGCGAGCATAACCTTTTTGGAGGCGTGCGCCCTTATCTTGGAAATGAAGCATTGGAAGAGCTGCATACCAATATTGCAGATGCCTTTCAGAAAAGCAGGATTTACGAAATCTTCAACCTGCTTGACAAATACTTTGGAAACCATAACTATTCTTTCTGGCACCTGTTCCGGGATGAACAGCGCCAGATCATGGAGTTGGTCATGGACAATACTTTGAAAAATGCGGAGGGTACTATTTATCAACTCTACGAAAACAACTACCAGCTGCTACAGGTATTTGACGAGATCAACATGGCTGTACCCAAACAGCTCAAACTTCCAATAGACCTCGCCATTAATACCAAGCTGATCAATATGTTTGAAGCTGAGGAGATCAACCTCAAAGCACTGGAAAATCTGCTGGATGTGGCCAGAAGAATTTCCGTAGAGCTGGACACCGTCACATTAAACTATCTGGCTAATGAAAAAGTGCGTTCATTGATAGATAAACTGGCCATAGACCCTAACAATAATGACCTGCTGCAATATATTGTAGATCTGCTGAGGCTGATTAAAAAAGGAGATATAAAACCGGAGTTTTGGGAAGCTCAAAATACTGCATTTCTGATAAAGACGGAAATCTATGAAACTTATATGACCCGTTGTGAAAGAGGTGATAACCCGGACGCAGAAAGCTGGTGCCAACTCTTCGATGCACTGTATAAAAACTTAAACCTTGTTGTTTAG